One genomic region from Leptospira licerasiae serovar Varillal str. VAR 010 encodes:
- a CDS encoding nitrate reductase, whose protein sequence is MQTAETFQTTCPYCGVGCGLKVEKTGPLDISVSGDPDHPTNRGILCSKGMNLHYSVMDRSDRLLFPMMRTDRFAPLKRTSWDKALDLAAEKFKSFIRDFGPDSVGFYVSGQLLTEEYYIINKLTKGFLGTNNIDTNSRLCMSSAVTGYKMAFGEDAVPVGYEDLDVADCFLVAGANPAWCHPIVFRRIEARKKENPNIKLIVVDPRRTESCEHADIHLQIDPGTDIYLFHAIARILIEKDWIDPKFIQDHTEGFEDLKAKVFDISISKAAEICGVSPELIYKTAEYISKAKGFISLWAMGLNQSVVGVNKNLALINLSLLTGHIGKPGSGPFSLTGQSNAMGGREVGGLCNLLPAHRDMENPEHRKEVAKFWGVDSISGTPGYSATEIFEKLASGRMKAIWIICTNPAVSLPDVRAAESGLRLAEFVVVQDISADSSVIPFADLVLPAAGWAEKKGTMTSSDRSISVLPKILEPPGEAKADSWIIQDFAKRMGFGPSFQYSDEEEIFLEHCRLTEGTKIDILGLDYEEIRKHRTVRWPYPRKGHSDNIRLFVDGKFYRKNERAMIHSVRSEDDSEKPDEDFPLVLTTGRIRDQWHTMTRTGKVKKLREHRPEPFLEIHPDDAYKYDIKDGMVVTISSKRGSVRAKALLTESIKRGVVFLPMHWGRKNGTDIFRSNNLTSSASDPYSKQPGFKISAVRITPYKKPKEKILIVGGGTAAYAFLKQYRNLAPGDDITVMCREEDPFYNRVLLPDYIGGEKEFDDLMPADPEEVKSWNLDLFPNKSVQMIYTEGKKVRDTEGTLYSYNKLVLAMGSSPVWPNKIPSEMQGVFSLRSKADADRIKGFFVPKSHALVVGGGLLGLELAAALKGVGVQVTVLVRSDRLMSQKLDSIGADILKEEIQARGIEIIYECEISKIEGTERVSKVQLTNGNFIEPDGIIFAIGTKPNFEIAVKGGLDCNNGVVVDSFLRSSDPDVYCIGEIAEHKTGTYGNISAVDDQAKIAAQHLFGYALNEYIGSLHAHILKIPGLELATIRLPDVPMEIPKDKREEFEEIIFLDRKKRFYKKCIIRNDRLVAAILIGDKSSFSRMKDWVSSGIELGDRRKHLLNDGEMMKPLQGKVVCSCNGVGEGNIREAIRDGEKTLEAIGRRTGAGTGCGSCRLEVTTILKGMLKEA, encoded by the coding sequence ATGCAAACCGCTGAAACTTTTCAGACCACTTGTCCTTACTGCGGGGTGGGCTGCGGCCTAAAAGTGGAGAAAACCGGACCCCTGGATATTTCCGTTAGCGGGGATCCGGATCATCCTACAAACAGAGGGATCCTGTGTTCGAAGGGGATGAATTTGCATTATTCCGTTATGGACAGGTCGGACAGACTTTTGTTCCCGATGATGAGGACGGATCGTTTTGCTCCTTTGAAAAGAACGAGTTGGGATAAGGCTCTCGACTTAGCTGCGGAAAAATTCAAAAGTTTTATCCGCGATTTCGGCCCTGACTCGGTGGGCTTTTATGTTTCGGGACAACTTTTAACGGAAGAATATTATATTATAAATAAATTAACTAAGGGATTTTTAGGAACAAATAATATAGATACTAACTCCAGGCTTTGTATGAGTTCGGCCGTTACTGGATATAAGATGGCATTTGGAGAAGATGCCGTTCCGGTCGGTTATGAGGATCTTGATGTTGCGGATTGTTTTTTAGTAGCTGGTGCAAATCCAGCCTGGTGTCATCCGATCGTATTCAGAAGAATCGAAGCCAGAAAGAAAGAAAATCCTAATATTAAATTGATCGTAGTAGATCCTCGAAGAACTGAATCCTGCGAACATGCGGATATCCATTTGCAGATAGATCCTGGTACTGATATTTATTTGTTTCACGCAATTGCGAGAATTCTAATAGAGAAGGATTGGATAGACCCTAAGTTTATCCAGGATCACACCGAGGGTTTTGAGGATTTAAAAGCGAAAGTTTTTGATATTTCTATTTCGAAAGCTGCGGAGATCTGCGGAGTTTCGCCTGAACTCATTTATAAGACCGCCGAGTATATTTCGAAAGCGAAAGGTTTTATCAGTCTATGGGCAATGGGACTGAACCAAAGTGTGGTCGGAGTAAATAAAAATTTAGCTTTGATCAATCTCTCCCTACTCACCGGACATATCGGTAAACCTGGCTCTGGTCCATTTTCATTAACGGGACAATCCAATGCAATGGGAGGGAGAGAAGTCGGCGGTCTATGTAATCTTCTCCCCGCTCATAGAGATATGGAAAATCCGGAACATAGAAAGGAAGTCGCAAAATTTTGGGGAGTAGATTCAATCTCGGGAACTCCAGGTTATAGTGCGACTGAAATTTTTGAGAAGCTTGCTTCCGGAAGAATGAAAGCTATTTGGATCATTTGCACAAATCCTGCAGTAAGTCTTCCTGATGTGAGGGCAGCGGAATCGGGTCTTCGTTTGGCTGAGTTTGTTGTTGTTCAGGATATTTCTGCGGACTCAAGTGTGATTCCATTTGCGGATCTTGTTTTGCCTGCTGCGGGATGGGCGGAGAAGAAAGGTACAATGACAAGCTCCGACAGGAGTATTTCGGTCCTTCCTAAAATTTTAGAACCTCCTGGAGAGGCCAAAGCCGATTCTTGGATCATTCAAGATTTTGCAAAACGAATGGGATTCGGTCCTTCTTTTCAATATTCGGACGAAGAAGAGATCTTTCTGGAGCATTGCAGGTTAACCGAAGGGACTAAGATCGATATATTAGGTTTAGATTATGAAGAAATTCGTAAACATAGGACAGTAAGATGGCCTTATCCTCGAAAAGGACATTCCGATAATATAAGATTATTCGTAGATGGAAAATTTTATAGAAAGAACGAAAGGGCAATGATCCACTCCGTCAGATCTGAGGACGATTCGGAGAAACCGGACGAGGATTTTCCTTTGGTGCTTACCACGGGCAGGATTAGGGACCAATGGCATACGATGACTCGTACCGGTAAGGTTAAAAAATTAAGAGAACATAGGCCAGAACCGTTTTTAGAGATTCATCCGGACGATGCTTATAAATACGATATTAAAGACGGAATGGTGGTAACCATTTCGAGTAAGAGAGGATCTGTTCGTGCAAAAGCGCTTCTGACCGAATCGATCAAACGAGGCGTCGTGTTTTTACCGATGCATTGGGGAAGAAAGAACGGAACCGACATCTTCAGATCCAATAATCTTACGAGTTCCGCTTCCGATCCGTATTCAAAACAGCCTGGTTTTAAAATTTCAGCGGTCCGTATCACTCCTTATAAAAAACCTAAAGAGAAAATACTCATTGTAGGCGGTGGTACTGCTGCTTATGCATTCTTAAAACAATATCGTAACCTTGCTCCCGGAGACGATATCACCGTAATGTGTAGGGAGGAGGATCCGTTCTACAATCGTGTGTTGCTTCCTGATTATATCGGAGGGGAAAAGGAATTTGACGATTTGATGCCTGCCGATCCGGAAGAAGTCAAGTCCTGGAATTTGGACCTATTTCCGAATAAATCGGTTCAGATGATCTATACGGAAGGGAAGAAAGTCCGTGATACGGAAGGAACATTATATTCTTATAATAAACTAGTCCTTGCAATGGGTAGTTCGCCGGTCTGGCCTAATAAGATCCCGTCCGAAATGCAAGGAGTATTTAGTTTAAGAAGTAAGGCTGACGCGGATCGGATCAAAGGATTTTTTGTCCCGAAGTCCCATGCATTGGTCGTAGGAGGTGGGCTTTTGGGCTTAGAACTTGCCGCCGCTTTGAAAGGTGTGGGTGTACAAGTAACTGTCCTAGTTAGGTCCGATCGTTTGATGTCCCAGAAATTGGATTCGATCGGAGCCGATATCTTAAAGGAAGAAATTCAAGCTAGGGGAATTGAAATAATATATGAATGCGAGATCTCTAAAATAGAAGGAACGGAAAGAGTTTCTAAAGTCCAACTCACAAATGGGAATTTTATAGAACCGGACGGAATTATATTTGCGATCGGTACCAAGCCGAATTTCGAGATTGCGGTAAAGGGCGGATTGGATTGTAATAACGGAGTAGTAGTGGATTCATTTTTAAGATCAAGCGATCCGGATGTTTATTGCATCGGCGAGATTGCGGAGCATAAAACCGGGACTTATGGAAATATTTCCGCCGTGGACGACCAAGCAAAGATCGCGGCTCAACATTTATTCGGCTACGCATTGAACGAATATATCGGTTCCTTGCACGCACATATCTTAAAGATCCCAGGCTTGGAATTGGCAACCATTCGTCTTCCGGATGTTCCGATGGAGATCCCAAAGGATAAACGGGAAGAATTCGAAGAGATCATATTCTTAGATCGTAAAAAACGTTTTTATAAAAAATGTATTATCCGAAATGACAGATTGGTCGCTGCAATACTCATCGGAGACAAGTCTTCATTTAGTAGGATGAAAGATTGGGTTTCTTCCGGAATAGAATTGGGAGATCGAAGGAAACATCTACTGAACGACGGAGAGATGATGAAACCACTCCAAGGAAAGGTAGTCTGTTCCTGTAATGGAGTGGGAGAAGGCAATATTAGAGAGGCAATCCGGGATGGAGAAAAGACCCTCGAGGCTATTGGCAGAAGGACCGGAGCAGGAACAGGATGTGGAAGCTGCCGATTGGAAGTTACCACAATCCTGAAAGGTATGTTGAAAGAAGCTTAA
- a CDS encoding SpoIIE family protein phosphatase produces MTKLNFIIPSNLHRFVSQKLLIFCLVFSLGNCERASWIAEDSILSLNGEWEFISDNNTNPDFKKGTKITVPFDFSSDDVYQNFDGCLSIRHALPEKIRTWMNGQASVAIDSGHSSDFAEFYLNETSKLGLIGKTGRRDPYLSGQDGRIVSVLPAAAFRPGGENYIYAKICKIPGKPFHWSGPKVSLGLSESIFKKFGLELSVAFLLAAVYISVGLYHLLLAVRRPSDIFNLYFGLFAIFFSIFHLTNNSTAEILFGSHRQLQSKVDQFSLMMFIGSLLLFIARFFQGKHPKFAIYSAALYGIVGFLDIFVNQYIRDLLLTIAAGLTVVFVLPYISFITGRSAWKGNSDARLLLGGVALIALGGIHDYAVTNRLINSALIMPFTFLAFILGIAFILANRFVRVHNEVEELNASLEEKVRQRTNDLQKSLTEIKELKHQQDGDYFLTSQLMQPLAGNYGHSDIVRAEILCRQKKRFQFRNWQGELGGDLCAVYSLKLKGRPVLVFFNGDAMGKSMQGAGGALIMGTIFKTIVTRTQNTLEMQDLFPEHWLRRCYHELKSVFVSFDGRMLISMVVGIVDEESGLMYFVNAEHPQVVMYRDGRADFLSENGMLRKVGVEDPEEVFVVQTLQLKPNDVILIGSDGRDDVQLGINEDGNQIINEDERAFLRDVEEAKAELLQIEALIHERGDIIDDLSLVRISYKEEMTSVADILDDPFHNQQIPDAISEKANRRKALRNAIEEKDYIYVGSEGQKYLEKYPDDSAVYLWVSYALARLGNYDKAIDFGEVLLMRDPTHSKNLEHLSKLHYKNGNKVRAEALLAASKSKLD; encoded by the coding sequence ATGACCAAACTGAATTTTATCATTCCATCCAATTTACACAGATTTGTCTCACAAAAACTTCTTATATTCTGCCTAGTTTTCTCCCTTGGCAATTGTGAGAGAGCTTCCTGGATTGCGGAAGATTCCATTCTTTCCTTGAACGGAGAATGGGAATTTATTTCCGACAATAATACGAATCCCGATTTCAAAAAAGGAACAAAGATCACTGTTCCATTCGATTTTAGTTCCGATGATGTTTACCAAAACTTCGACGGATGCCTTTCCATACGTCACGCGTTACCGGAGAAGATCCGTACATGGATGAATGGGCAAGCCTCGGTTGCAATCGACTCAGGTCATAGTTCGGACTTCGCGGAATTTTATCTGAATGAAACTTCTAAGTTAGGTTTGATCGGAAAAACGGGAAGAAGGGATCCATATCTTTCCGGACAAGACGGCAGGATCGTATCCGTACTTCCTGCCGCAGCATTTCGCCCGGGCGGAGAAAATTATATCTACGCAAAGATCTGTAAGATCCCGGGAAAACCTTTCCATTGGAGCGGACCTAAAGTTTCCTTAGGTCTATCCGAATCCATTTTTAAAAAATTCGGCTTAGAGCTAAGTGTAGCATTCCTTCTCGCAGCAGTGTATATCAGCGTCGGACTTTATCATCTTCTTTTGGCAGTCAGAAGACCGAGCGATATATTCAATTTATATTTCGGATTATTTGCCATCTTCTTCTCTATATTCCATCTTACCAACAACTCAACTGCAGAAATACTTTTCGGCTCCCATAGGCAATTGCAGTCCAAGGTAGACCAATTCTCATTGATGATGTTCATCGGAAGCCTCCTATTATTCATTGCGAGGTTTTTCCAAGGAAAACATCCGAAATTCGCAATATATTCCGCAGCTCTGTACGGGATAGTGGGCTTTTTGGATATATTCGTAAATCAGTATATTCGAGATTTATTACTTACGATCGCGGCTGGTCTTACCGTGGTTTTTGTTCTTCCCTATATCTCATTCATCACGGGAAGATCCGCTTGGAAAGGAAATTCGGACGCGAGATTACTTTTAGGCGGAGTGGCATTGATCGCTCTCGGAGGCATACATGATTACGCCGTAACCAACAGGCTAATCAATTCGGCCCTCATTATGCCCTTTACTTTCCTGGCGTTTATCTTAGGGATCGCATTCATATTGGCGAATCGTTTCGTTCGAGTTCATAACGAAGTGGAAGAGTTAAACGCAAGTCTTGAGGAAAAGGTCAGACAAAGAACGAATGACCTTCAAAAAAGCCTAACCGAGATCAAGGAGCTCAAACACCAGCAGGACGGAGACTATTTCCTAACTTCCCAGTTGATGCAACCGTTGGCAGGAAACTATGGACACAGCGATATCGTAAGAGCCGAAATACTTTGTCGCCAAAAGAAAAGATTTCAGTTCAGAAATTGGCAGGGAGAATTGGGCGGGGATTTATGCGCTGTATATTCCCTAAAATTAAAGGGAAGACCAGTATTAGTTTTCTTTAATGGAGACGCAATGGGTAAATCCATGCAAGGAGCGGGTGGCGCGCTTATCATGGGGACCATTTTTAAGACCATAGTTACCAGGACCCAAAACACCTTGGAAATGCAGGATCTTTTCCCGGAACATTGGCTGAGAAGATGTTACCACGAACTGAAAAGTGTATTCGTCTCTTTCGATGGAAGAATGTTGATTTCAATGGTAGTCGGGATCGTAGACGAAGAATCCGGTTTGATGTATTTTGTGAATGCGGAACATCCTCAAGTGGTGATGTACCGGGATGGAAGAGCGGACTTCTTATCCGAAAACGGAATGTTGAGAAAAGTAGGAGTAGAAGACCCAGAAGAAGTTTTCGTAGTCCAAACCCTCCAGCTCAAACCTAACGATGTCATCCTAATAGGTTCCGACGGAAGAGACGACGTTCAATTAGGGATCAACGAAGACGGAAACCAGATCATCAACGAGGATGAAAGAGCATTCTTAAGAGATGTAGAGGAAGCAAAGGCCGAACTATTACAAATAGAAGCGCTAATCCATGAGAGAGGAGATATCATAGACGACTTGAGCCTTGTAAGAATTTCTTATAAGGAAGAAATGACATCTGTCGCGGATATTTTGGACGATCCTTTCCATAACCAACAAATTCCGGATGCGATCTCCGAAAAGGCGAATCGCAGAAAAGCCCTCAGAAACGCGATAGAAGAGAAAGATTATATTTACGTCGGATCGGAAGGCCAGAAATATCTGGAAAAATATCCGGACGACAGCGCAGTCTATCTCTGGGTTTCTTACGCTCTTGCGAGACTTGGAAATTACGATAAGGCGATCGATTTCGGAGAAGTTCTTTTAATGCGAGATCCTACACATTCCAAGAACCTGGAACATCTAAGTAAACTACATTATAAAAATGGAAACAAAGTAAGAGCGGAGGCCTTATTAGCCGCATCTAAATCCAAATTGGACTGA
- a CDS encoding alginate export family protein, protein MNTILKPKLNFILLLITIVISITAYSEEEPNKNTKETTQNSAPLPLDTNKPEVADPKSKKQEPKYNSPWKGNIPVDHLRTLLVTPEQMKDTQKSDLFWLDNLKLGVSIRPRFEARENPDFNKKTDDYSSFVGQNTQLWFLFDPSPYYAIKVTMQDSRLWGGSQTPQNAGNWTYGLSTGAGTTLSPTTSNNTNIRNNTDIREAYIVFKKTDKLPVSVLAGRQVFAFGDLKIVGPLNWLHTGFAFDGVRFVHDSQWFRSHVFGTILSNQYDAPYGLTTSNGRSKGSIDQAYFFGAYNTIKFGEEAHLDLYVFEVSKKWIPNSNPTDFENRLKQRDDLLTTGFRFTNRTNNNLLPAGKIWDWTIESAWQSGMTGDRVKADWDILDQRAANGKNIYTEKVQYDTRLLSLETGIKVNDWIRLGLGYTYASGDPNRSDSKVGTWQSLFPQIAGSFPNWNTMNGQSLMAGFENIKSYSIRANLKTEYGMFVFAIYDTQKANLQDAWYKVSGVPNTGASTENYSNDKFSYENSRLGRRLFYQYDFTWIYNYTESVSIWMGISLVKAKEAIGNERTNPFASNPENRYTFDDTSKFFYLMVSASL, encoded by the coding sequence ATGAACACTATCCTGAAACCAAAACTTAATTTTATACTTCTCTTAATAACTATCGTTATTAGTATAACTGCCTATTCGGAAGAGGAGCCGAATAAAAATACGAAAGAGACAACACAGAACTCCGCGCCCCTTCCTTTGGATACAAATAAGCCTGAAGTTGCCGATCCTAAAAGTAAGAAGCAAGAACCTAAATATAATTCTCCATGGAAGGGCAATATTCCGGTGGATCATCTTAGAACTCTTTTAGTCACCCCGGAGCAAATGAAGGATACCCAGAAATCGGATCTGTTTTGGCTGGATAATTTGAAATTGGGAGTTTCTATCCGCCCTAGATTCGAAGCGAGAGAAAATCCTGACTTCAACAAAAAGACAGACGACTACAGTTCCTTTGTAGGACAGAACACTCAACTTTGGTTTTTATTCGATCCCTCTCCCTATTATGCGATTAAAGTTACCATGCAAGATAGTAGACTTTGGGGAGGAAGCCAAACTCCTCAGAATGCCGGAAACTGGACTTATGGACTCAGCACCGGTGCCGGGACCACTTTAAGCCCGACTACTTCTAATAATACAAATATAAGGAACAACACGGACATTCGAGAAGCTTATATAGTATTCAAAAAAACTGATAAACTTCCCGTTTCTGTTCTTGCGGGCAGACAGGTATTCGCTTTCGGAGATCTTAAAATTGTTGGCCCTTTGAATTGGCTTCACACAGGCTTTGCGTTCGACGGAGTTAGGTTTGTACACGATTCTCAATGGTTTAGATCACACGTATTCGGAACCATCTTATCTAACCAATACGATGCACCCTACGGTTTGACTACGAGCAACGGAAGATCCAAAGGTTCTATTGATCAAGCTTACTTTTTCGGTGCTTACAATACGATCAAGTTCGGAGAAGAAGCTCATCTGGATCTATATGTGTTCGAAGTTTCCAAAAAATGGATCCCAAACTCTAATCCCACCGATTTCGAAAATCGTTTGAAACAAAGAGACGATCTATTGACCACAGGTTTTAGATTTACGAATAGGACGAATAATAACCTCTTACCTGCCGGAAAGATCTGGGACTGGACCATAGAATCCGCATGGCAGTCGGGAATGACCGGGGACAGAGTTAAAGCCGATTGGGATATTCTGGACCAAAGAGCAGCTAACGGTAAAAATATATATACTGAGAAGGTACAGTACGACACAAGACTTCTCTCTTTAGAAACCGGGATCAAGGTTAACGATTGGATCCGTTTAGGTTTAGGTTATACTTATGCATCTGGAGATCCTAATAGATCCGATTCAAAAGTAGGCACCTGGCAAAGTTTATTTCCACAAATCGCAGGCTCTTTTCCGAATTGGAATACTATGAACGGTCAATCTTTAATGGCCGGTTTTGAGAATATAAAGTCTTATTCCATCAGAGCAAATCTCAAAACTGAGTATGGAATGTTCGTATTTGCGATTTACGATACCCAGAAAGCAAATCTACAAGATGCTTGGTATAAGGTCTCCGGGGTTCCGAATACCGGAGCAAGCACGGAAAATTATTCCAACGATAAGTTCTCTTATGAGAATTCCAGATTAGGAAGAAGATTATTTTATCAGTATGATTTTACTTGGATCTATAATTATACCGAATCAGTTTCTATCTGGATGGGAATATCTCTGGTGAAAGCTAAAGAGGCAATTGGCAACGAAAGAACAAACCCGTTTGCCTCTAATCCTGAGAACAGGTATACGTTTGACGATACTTCTAAGTTCTTTTATCTCATGGTCTCCGCCTCTCTATAA